The DNA segment AAGCAGGCGCCGGTTCCGAGATTAAAATCGGAAACGCAATGCCGATCGGAAAAATTCCTCCGGGCACGAACGTTCACAATATCGAACTTCAAATCGGAAAAGGCGGACAGATCGCAAGAACCGCCGGATCTTTCGCAACGATCGCAGGTCGCGACGGAGAGTACATTCTTCTCAAACTTCCTTCGACTGAAGTTCGCAAGATTCATGAGAATTGTTATGCGACTGTGGGAATTTGCAGTAATAAAGATCACAACCTGGTCTCCATCGGAAAAGCAGGAAGATCCCGCTGGTTAGGAATTCGTCCTACCGTTCGGGGGGTTGTTATGAATCCTGTGGATCACCCGCATGGTGGTGGGGAAGGTCGTACATCGGGAGGCCGTCACCCGGTTTCTCCTTGGGGACAACCTACAAAAGGTTATAAAACCAGAAGATCTACCCGTCCGAGTGATAAGTTCATCATTCAGAAGAGAAAACGGAACAGGAACAGGTAAGTAAATGGCAAGAAGTATTAAAAAAGGCCCGTTCATTGATGATCAT comes from the Leptospira sp. WS92.C1 genome and includes:
- the rplB gene encoding 50S ribosomal protein L2 — encoded protein: MGIKKFKPVTSASRYKSVLDFKEITETEPYKPLTLTLSYKAGRGDGGKISVRHRGGRVKRKYRIIDFKRRKTNVPAVIKTLEYDPNRSAFICLVCYKDGEYSYILAPDGIKVGDVVQAGAGSEIKIGNAMPIGKIPPGTNVHNIELQIGKGGQIARTAGSFATIAGRDGEYILLKLPSTEVRKIHENCYATVGICSNKDHNLVSIGKAGRSRWLGIRPTVRGVVMNPVDHPHGGGEGRTSGGRHPVSPWGQPTKGYKTRRSTRPSDKFIIQKRKRNRNR